A window from Aerococcus sp. Group 1 encodes these proteins:
- the glgB gene encoding 1,4-alpha-glucan branching protein GlgB, which translates to MSNQELSLKNIEDNMYFFNKGKHYHAYRFLGAHKMASSSQDGYRFTTWAPQAKSVAIEGDFNQWQPQALERVGETGAWTTVIKEASEWDLYKFVIEGRDGLVKEKQDPFAFASEVPPKTASVIQNPTSYSWNDEKWLQTRRQQNIYQSPINIYEVHQSSWQRHADGRAYSFDDLRKELIPYVKKMGYTHIEFMPLTEHPLEASWGYQVSGYYSIAGRYGHDFDPLKRFVDAAHQAGIGVIMDWVPGHFVINDDAMANFDGGPTFEYSDPRRAKNIRWGTLNFDLGKNQVQSFLISNAVYWLEEFHFDGLRVDAVSNMLYLDYDDGDWTPNIYGNNVNLEGVDFIRRLNKEIFLRDPSYLMIAEESTAWPGVTQSIDQGGLGFNFKWNMGWMNDTLKFFKLDPLSRSYNYRLITFTFMYMFDENFILPFSHDEVVHGKESLLGKMPGDNRYRQFANLRLMEGYRMVYPGKN; encoded by the coding sequence ATGTCTAATCAAGAATTAAGTTTAAAAAATATTGAAGACAATATGTATTTCTTTAATAAAGGAAAACATTATCATGCTTATCGCTTCTTAGGAGCCCATAAAATGGCTTCATCTTCTCAAGACGGTTATCGCTTTACCACTTGGGCTCCCCAGGCCAAATCAGTGGCGATTGAAGGTGATTTTAACCAGTGGCAGCCGCAAGCGCTAGAACGAGTCGGAGAAACTGGTGCTTGGACAACAGTTATTAAGGAAGCTTCTGAGTGGGATTTATACAAATTTGTCATTGAAGGGCGGGATGGCTTGGTTAAAGAAAAACAAGACCCTTTTGCCTTTGCTAGTGAAGTTCCACCTAAAACTGCCTCAGTCATCCAGAATCCCACGAGTTATAGCTGGAATGATGAAAAATGGCTCCAGACCAGGCGACAACAAAATATTTATCAGAGCCCGATTAATATCTATGAAGTCCATCAGTCCTCTTGGCAACGCCATGCAGATGGTAGGGCTTATAGTTTCGATGATTTACGCAAGGAGTTAATTCCTTATGTTAAGAAAATGGGTTATACCCACATTGAATTTATGCCTCTGACCGAACATCCACTTGAAGCCTCATGGGGTTACCAAGTCAGTGGTTATTACTCCATTGCTGGCCGTTATGGGCATGACTTTGATCCGCTAAAACGTTTTGTGGATGCAGCTCATCAAGCAGGAATTGGAGTCATCATGGATTGGGTACCTGGTCATTTTGTGATTAATGATGATGCCATGGCTAACTTTGACGGTGGGCCGACTTTTGAATATAGTGATCCCAGGCGAGCTAAGAACATTCGTTGGGGGACCCTGAATTTTGACTTAGGAAAAAATCAAGTCCAAAGTTTTCTCATATCCAATGCTGTCTATTGGCTCGAAGAATTTCATTTTGATGGCTTACGGGTGGACGCGGTGTCTAACATGCTTTATCTTGACTACGATGATGGGGACTGGACACCTAATATTTATGGGAATAATGTCAATTTAGAGGGGGTCGATTTTATACGCCGCTTGAATAAAGAAATTTTCCTGCGTGACCCCTCATATTTAATGATTGCTGAGGAAAGTACTGCTTGGCCAGGAGTCACCCAGTCGATTGACCAAGGTGGTCTTGGCTTCAATTTCAAGTGGAATATGGGCTGGATGAATGATACTCTCAAATTCTTTAAGCTTGACCCACTCTCGCGCTCCTATAATTATCGGTTAATTACCTTCACCTTCATGTATATGTTTGATGAAAACTTTATTCTGCCTTTTTCCCATGATGAAGTCGTCCATGGAAAAGAATCTTTACTAGGAAAGATGCCAGGGGATAACCGTTACCGTCAATTTGCTAATTTGCGGTTAATGGAAGGTTATCGGATGGTATATCCCGGAAAAAATTAA
- a CDS encoding alpha amylase C-terminal domain-containing protein, which yields MGNEIGQFLEWRFYEGLEWETLSREYNLEFQDYISTLNQLYLSKKALHHYDLSAKGIIFLEADNPDESIVAFIRKGEELSDCVICIFNFTPVERHNYRLGVPLPGSYRILLNSEMKEFGGNWLYQKEVFQTEDKAHQKQNYSIELVLPSLSLLLLVPDTIDEEALVKSQAKAAKGNSQQTSNH from the coding sequence ATGGGCAATGAAATTGGTCAATTTTTAGAATGGCGTTTCTATGAAGGCTTAGAATGGGAGACCTTGTCCAGGGAATATAATTTGGAATTTCAAGATTACATTTCCACATTAAATCAGTTATACTTAAGTAAGAAAGCGCTTCATCACTATGATTTATCAGCTAAAGGCATCATTTTTCTTGAGGCAGATAATCCTGATGAAAGCATTGTGGCTTTCATCCGCAAAGGGGAAGAATTAAGCGATTGTGTCATCTGTATATTTAATTTTACTCCAGTTGAACGCCACAATTATCGATTGGGTGTGCCTTTGCCAGGCAGTTACCGAATACTATTAAATAGTGAAATGAAAGAATTTGGCGGTAACTGGCTCTACCAGAAAGAGGTCTTCCAGACCGAAGACAAAGCACATCAAAAACAAAACTATTCAATTGAACTTGTTCTGCCGAGTCTATCGCTTTTACTACTAGTACCAGACACCATTGATGAAGAAGCCTTGGTCAAATCGCAAGCAAAAGCAGCCAAAGGCAATAGTCAGCAAACAAGTAATCATTAA